The following coding sequences lie in one Arachis ipaensis cultivar K30076 chromosome B03, Araip1.1, whole genome shotgun sequence genomic window:
- the LOC107630123 gene encoding WD repeat-containing protein 25: MDLLRDAYYHASDDEDQPKRQRLSLSSSSSSYPPKPYFPPTPSPSSSLNPNPIPGSYVSKRQRALLAPLPDPDPIPLPLHSSSTHSATGSISDADIPRNVLSLLKNKPKCHQSLNPMPEKLSAALCGHTKAVNAIHWSSTHAHLLASAGMDHTVCIWNVWSRDQKKARMLNFHNAAVKDVKWSPQGLFLLSCGYDHTSRLIDVEKGSETQVFKEDQVVGAIKFHPNNSNLFLSGGSQGHIKLWDIRTGKAAHNYTRNLGPILDVEFMVNGKQFISSSDVSRSNVSENSIIVWDASREVPLSNQVYAEAYTCPCIRCHPFDSTFVAQSNGNYIAIFTATPPYRLNKYKRYESHGVSGFPITCNFSLDGKKLASGSSDGSIYLYDYQSSKVLNKIKAYDQACIDVTFHPALPNVIASCSWDGSISVFDLQT, translated from the exons ATGGATCTTCTGCGCGACGCATATTACCATGCCTCAGACGACGAAGATCAGCCCAAACGTCAGAGGCTATCActctcgtcttcttcttcttcttacccTCCAAAACCCTATTttcctccaactccttctccatcTTCTTCTCTCAATCCAAATCCCATTCCTGGAAGCTATGTTTCAAAGAGACAACGAGCACTTCTCGCTCCTCTCCCTGACCCTGACCCTATCCCTCTCCCGCTTCACTCTTCGTCTACACATTCTG CCACAGGAAGTATCTCAGATGCTGATATACCACGTAATGTTTTATCATTACTGAAAAACAAACCGAAGTGTCATCAAAGCCTGAATCCGATGCCCGAAAAGCTATCTGCGGCTCTATGTGGGCATACCAAAGCCGTCAATGCTATACATTGGTCATCAACTCATG CTCATCTCCTGGCATCTGCTGGGATGGATCATACGGTTTGCATTTGGAATGTATGGAGCAGAGATCAGAAGAAGGCACGCATGTTGAACTTCCACAATGCAGCGGTGAAAGATGTGAAATGGTCTCCACAAGGGCTCTTTCTACTTTCATGTGGGTATGATCATACATCGAGATTGATCGACGTTGAAAAGGGATCAGAGACTCAGGTTTTCAAAGAAGATCAAGTTGTTGGAGCTATTAAGTTCCATCCGaacaattcaaatcttttccttTCTGGGGGATCACAGGGCCATATCAAACTATGGGATATCAGAACTGGAAAAGCAGCGCATAACTATACTCGGAATTTAGGTCCTATTTTGGATGTTGAGTTTATGGTGAACGGGAAGCAATTCATTTCTTCTAGTGATGTATCTAGGAGCAATGTCAGCGAGAACTCTATCATTGTTTGGGATGCTTCAAGGGAGGTTCCGTTGTCTAATCAG GTTTATGCAGAAGCTTATACTTGTCCGTGTATAAGGTGCCATCCATTTGATTCGACTTTTGTTGCCCAATCAAATGGGAATTACATTGCTATTTTTACTGCCACCCCGCCTTACAGACTCAACAAATATAAGCGGTACGAGAGCCATGGTGTCTCTGGCTTTCCAATTACTTGCAACTTCAGCTTGGATGGGAAGAAGCTTGCCTCTGGGTCTTCAGATGGTTCTATTTACCTTTACGATTATCAGTCATCAAAAGTTTTAAACAAAATCAAGGCCTACGACCAAGCATGCATCGATGTCACCTTCCACCCTGCTCTACCTAACGTTATCGCTTCGTGCTCATGGGACGGAAGTATTTCTGTGTTTGACTTGCAAACATAA